From a single Bacteroidota bacterium genomic region:
- a CDS encoding GAF domain-containing protein, whose translation MKSITVQQLKDQTDSVLKMVTDGDTAVVMSGNQPTVYLSKYQIDTVKELNYLHQLTRKLITEVIPLGIRMAAEKDLNKLLEQLLHEAQDICHADGGTLYLRARNHELKFVMLRTKSLGFHIGGTSGKPVNLPPLKTLDDSTGKPNDRFASTWVCINGKTLNIPDVYSSKDFDFTGTRSFDQANNYKTTSCLTVPMKDVSDHVVGVIQLINASDPATGKVIGFNTYLQQTVEALASLAAAALLHHMEKLKG comes from the coding sequence ATGAAATCCATCACCGTCCAGCAACTCAAGGATCAGACAGACAGCGTTCTTAAAATGGTTACAGATGGGGACACTGCGGTAGTCATGTCTGGGAACCAACCCACCGTTTATCTCTCGAAATATCAGATCGACACCGTTAAAGAACTGAATTATCTGCATCAGCTAACCAGAAAACTGATCACAGAAGTCATTCCACTCGGAATCAGAATGGCGGCCGAGAAGGATCTGAATAAGCTGCTGGAACAACTGTTGCATGAAGCACAGGATATCTGTCACGCCGACGGAGGAACGCTTTACCTTCGGGCCAGAAACCATGAATTGAAGTTTGTCATGTTGCGCACCAAATCGCTTGGCTTTCATATCGGAGGTACCTCTGGCAAACCAGTGAACCTTCCCCCCCTGAAAACGCTGGATGATTCCACCGGAAAACCAAACGACCGGTTTGCTTCCACCTGGGTTTGCATCAACGGAAAAACACTCAACATCCCCGATGTGTACAGCAGCAAAGATTTCGACTTTACCGGAACCCGTTCGTTTGATCAGGCAAACAATTACAAAACCACCTCGTGCCTGACTGTTCCCATGAAGGATGTTTCTGACCATGTGGTTGGTGTGATTCAGCTGATCAATGCCTCCGATCCTGCAACGGGCAAGGTGATCGGATTCAATACCTACCTTCAGCAAACCGTCGAAGCACTGGCTTCCCTTGCTGCTGCGGCCTTGCTTCATCACATGGAAAAATTGAAAGGCTGA
- a CDS encoding M1 family metallopeptidase, whose protein sequence is MTSTALRPRIRPFFPIFLLFLFPFFFSDAPAQSLFREGVSPYPEDRNTDVLHYRIELDMKLEKQGADGVTTIKTRFLSSGDSIVWFHAAGLSISSVRQDGKEVRFVQENEKIILNLTGKTIRGKQSSFVIRYSFSYPERGMYFRFKTSDTPWRKTQVWTQGEDADNRFWFPCYDFPNDKATSEILVTVPDSLKALSNGKLMSKTPVKKRQATTWHYRLDQPHSTYLIMLAIGDYSVVSAKAGKIPLSYWLYPDRIEDGKRGFSYTADMMKAFEQFTDMPYPWGSYSQVVIQDFMYGGMENTGATTMNDESINLDRFDLLDQQPEGLVAHELIHQWFGNVVTPRDWTHLWLNESFATYFETWYYRQKGWLEKAETDLFYNQLSGMYSDRQLGRKPIVSEQSYVNNLYPRGGAILYSLEYVLGQEAFREALRYYLEKHAFQPVITSDLVMAIEESTGKNLDWFFDQWIYKAGYPEYQVVMDTLTRPGFLSIRVIQEQEQDSLTGLFRMPLDFEIEDQKGAKTVRVENFTADTTYFFPVSNPKNVRLDPGNAIMKMVTTQKPFDWWIYQIGKAGDLAGQVESMVALQDSLHRTDVQHYFRQILMKSRYSLCREEAIGFLASSTEIPSGDLLQSGLKDQSADVRRIAAAFVSRLPDKKQAWDLAHHHFLADSSFAVRRTAASALADLDSLKALTAFKTWIRSHPDEHRLVPVLLQKIGSYGVSRDFSFLEPFAKPPHHRSIRDAAFSAMKRTDPKNPNLQSLWIRTVRSDPDEILRQYLLSDASSFRSAELETLLGDLARNEKIHSVAREAKLQLLRMGLSVNR, encoded by the coding sequence ATGACCTCCACTGCACTTCGCCCACGGATCCGCCCTTTTTTCCCCATTTTTTTACTTTTCCTCTTTCCGTTTTTCTTTTCTGACGCACCTGCTCAATCCCTCTTCCGGGAAGGAGTATCTCCATATCCTGAGGATCGTAACACCGACGTTCTTCATTACCGCATTGAACTGGATATGAAACTGGAGAAGCAGGGGGCCGATGGGGTGACCACCATAAAAACCCGGTTTTTATCCTCTGGCGATTCAATTGTTTGGTTTCATGCGGCCGGACTGTCCATCTCCTCGGTCAGGCAGGATGGTAAAGAAGTCCGGTTCGTGCAGGAGAACGAAAAAATAATACTGAATCTTACCGGAAAAACAATTCGCGGCAAACAGTCCAGTTTCGTCATCCGGTATTCATTTTCATACCCTGAACGCGGCATGTATTTCCGGTTTAAAACATCAGACACCCCCTGGCGGAAAACGCAGGTCTGGACACAGGGAGAAGATGCCGATAACCGATTCTGGTTCCCCTGTTATGATTTTCCAAACGATAAAGCGACCTCAGAGATTCTGGTCACAGTTCCGGATTCGCTGAAAGCCCTCAGCAACGGAAAACTGATGTCGAAGACACCAGTAAAAAAACGTCAGGCTACCACCTGGCATTACCGGCTTGATCAGCCTCATTCCACCTATCTGATCATGCTGGCCATCGGTGATTATTCGGTGGTTTCGGCAAAGGCTGGAAAAATCCCCTTGTCTTATTGGCTGTATCCGGACCGGATTGAAGATGGCAAGCGAGGGTTTTCATATACTGCAGATATGATGAAAGCCTTTGAACAGTTCACCGACATGCCTTATCCCTGGGGATCGTATTCTCAGGTGGTGATTCAGGATTTTATGTATGGCGGAATGGAAAATACCGGGGCCACGACCATGAACGATGAGTCGATCAACCTGGACCGGTTTGATTTGCTTGATCAGCAACCGGAAGGACTCGTTGCTCATGAATTGATTCATCAATGGTTTGGTAATGTGGTCACTCCGCGAGATTGGACCCATCTCTGGCTGAATGAATCGTTTGCCACCTATTTCGAAACCTGGTATTACCGTCAGAAAGGCTGGCTGGAAAAAGCGGAAACCGATCTGTTTTACAACCAGCTTTCCGGGATGTATTCCGACCGGCAGCTGGGAAGAAAGCCCATTGTCAGTGAACAATCCTATGTGAACAACCTGTATCCGCGGGGAGGGGCAATCCTGTACTCGCTTGAATATGTGCTGGGACAGGAGGCATTCAGGGAGGCACTGAGGTATTATCTTGAAAAACATGCTTTCCAGCCGGTGATTACCTCAGACCTGGTCATGGCTATCGAGGAAAGCACGGGCAAAAATCTGGATTGGTTTTTTGATCAATGGATTTACAAAGCCGGGTATCCGGAGTATCAGGTGGTGATGGATACGTTAACCAGGCCAGGCTTCCTTTCCATCCGTGTGATTCAGGAACAGGAGCAGGATTCCCTGACCGGCCTGTTCAGAATGCCGCTCGACTTTGAGATTGAGGACCAGAAGGGAGCAAAAACGGTCCGGGTTGAAAACTTCACCGCTGACACCACCTATTTTTTTCCTGTCAGCAATCCAAAGAATGTCCGGTTGGATCCCGGAAATGCCATCATGAAAATGGTCACCACACAAAAGCCATTTGATTGGTGGATTTATCAGATCGGGAAGGCTGGCGATCTGGCCGGACAGGTTGAATCAATGGTTGCTTTACAGGACAGTCTGCACCGGACCGATGTTCAGCATTACTTCAGGCAAATTCTGATGAAAAGCCGGTATTCACTCTGCCGTGAAGAAGCCATCGGTTTTCTTGCCTCTTCCACGGAAATTCCGTCTGGTGATTTGCTGCAATCCGGACTAAAGGACCAGTCGGCTGATGTCAGACGCATTGCAGCTGCATTTGTCTCGCGTCTGCCAGATAAAAAACAGGCATGGGACTTGGCTCATCACCATTTTCTGGCGGATTCCTCCTTTGCCGTCCGGCGGACCGCTGCTTCGGCGCTTGCTGATCTGGATTCGCTTAAAGCATTGACCGCATTTAAAACCTGGATCAGAAGCCATCCCGATGAGCACAGGCTGGTTCCGGTGCTGTTGCAGAAAATCGGCTCATATGGTGTGTCACGGGACTTTTCGTTTCTTGAACCGTTTGCAAAACCGCCCCATCACCGGTCGATCCGCGATGCAGCTTTTTCTGCCATGAAAAGGACCGACCCGAAAAACCCGAACCTTCAGTCTCTCTGGATCAGGACCGTCCGATCGGACCCGGATGAGATCCTGAGACAATACCTGCTTTCAGATGCCTCATCCTTCCGGTCTGCTGAGTTGGAAACTTTATTGGGAGATCTGGCCAGAAATGAAAAAATCCATTCCGTAGCCCGCGAAGCAAAGTTGCAATTGCTCCGGATGGGACTGTCGGTAAACCGGTGA
- a CDS encoding SpoIIE family protein phosphatase: MTFLKGPDFFKETATSVTSGYLSLHGFFTTTLFKYLMSKRPGLQARFNALSEAALFLNSTLDLSGILSKNLRYILDTLGVDRGTFYLMDEDRKEIWSRIVTGEEMTEIRLPFGKGLAGTVAQTGETIILEDAYQDPRFNSENDKRTGYRSRSMLVLPVRNSQGKQVAVLQLINKYNGPFTREDADFAGLLGSISAVAIANAMLHEENLRVASLRKELNIARDIQQQLLPRHLPSIQGYSLLYHYQACNEVGGDYLQVFPLENGSFLLVIADVSGHGIPAALLVSTLHAAIESRLHDLGNLALLAYRLNHQIHRNAASGMYITFFAAMLNPATNELRWVNAGHPSPVYVTPDTASCIFPASGPPLGLMRGIQYEEHSITLEPGGQIALFTDGITENFNEDDDLYGEERLGTYLLTSSAMTPGELVTGLFNEIDRFTGDKPADDDRAILIIRKS; this comes from the coding sequence ATGACCTTCTTAAAAGGACCGGACTTTTTTAAGGAAACAGCAACATCCGTTACCAGCGGTTACCTATCTTTGCATGGTTTCTTCACCACCACCCTTTTTAAATACCTTATGAGCAAACGTCCCGGACTTCAGGCCAGGTTCAATGCTTTATCAGAAGCTGCCCTTTTTCTGAATTCCACTCTCGATTTATCGGGAATACTGAGCAAAAACCTCCGCTACATTCTCGATACTCTGGGGGTGGACCGTGGAACCTTTTATCTGATGGATGAAGACCGTAAAGAAATCTGGTCCAGGATCGTTACCGGTGAAGAAATGACCGAGATACGACTCCCTTTCGGAAAAGGGCTGGCCGGTACAGTGGCACAAACCGGTGAAACGATTATTCTGGAAGACGCTTATCAGGATCCGCGGTTTAATTCTGAAAATGATAAAAGAACCGGCTATCGCTCCCGGTCCATGTTGGTTCTCCCGGTCAGAAACAGTCAGGGAAAACAGGTGGCTGTACTTCAGCTGATCAATAAATACAATGGACCCTTTACCCGGGAAGATGCCGATTTTGCCGGATTACTGGGCAGTATTTCCGCCGTTGCCATTGCCAATGCCATGCTGCATGAAGAAAACCTCCGGGTGGCCTCGCTCCGGAAAGAATTAAATATTGCACGTGATATTCAACAGCAATTGTTACCCCGCCACCTTCCATCCATTCAGGGATACTCTCTGCTCTACCACTACCAGGCCTGCAATGAAGTCGGGGGCGACTACCTGCAGGTTTTTCCTCTGGAAAACGGATCTTTTCTGTTGGTGATTGCAGATGTGAGTGGTCATGGGATTCCTGCTGCCCTGCTGGTTTCAACCTTGCACGCTGCTATTGAAAGCCGTCTGCATGATCTTGGAAACCTGGCACTGCTGGCTTACCGCCTTAACCATCAGATCCACCGGAATGCAGCCTCGGGCATGTATATCACCTTTTTTGCAGCTATGCTGAATCCGGCAACCAATGAACTCAGATGGGTGAATGCCGGACACCCATCTCCGGTTTATGTCACTCCAGACACGGCTTCCTGTATTTTTCCCGCTTCCGGACCTCCTCTGGGTCTCATGCGCGGAATTCAATATGAGGAGCATTCCATCACTCTTGAACCCGGCGGGCAGATCGCCTTGTTTACCGACGGAATCACCGAAAATTTCAATGAAGATGACGACTTGTACGGCGAGGAACGATTGGGCACTTACCTCCTTACAAGTTCTGCCATGACACCCGGTGAATTGGTCACCGGTTTGTTTAACGAAATTGACCGCTTTACCGGTGATAAACCTGCCGATGATGACCGGGCCATTCTGATCATCAGGAAGTCCTGA
- a CDS encoding PIN domain-containing protein encodes MRNSVLVDAGPLIALFDRSDRHHLPVRQLLRDQRFNLVTTWPVVTEASHILRFDVNCQLALLTWIERKGLGILDIGWEDVGVVREMVSKYRNVPMDLADATLVYAAEKYQIMRILTMDSDFHVYRTQLNATLKAIFVSQSP; translated from the coding sequence ATGAGAAATTCGGTCCTCGTTGATGCCGGTCCGCTGATTGCTCTGTTCGACAGAAGCGACCGGCATCATCTCCCGGTCAGGCAATTGCTTCGTGATCAGCGGTTTAATCTCGTTACCACCTGGCCGGTGGTAACTGAAGCCAGTCATATCCTCCGGTTTGATGTCAATTGCCAGCTGGCCCTTCTGACCTGGATTGAAAGGAAAGGCCTGGGGATACTCGATATCGGATGGGAGGACGTGGGAGTGGTCAGGGAAATGGTCAGTAAATACCGGAATGTTCCGATGGATCTGGCTGATGCCACCCTGGTTTATGCCGCCGAAAAATATCAGATTATGCGGATCCTCACCATGGATTCTGATTTTCATGTGTACAGAACCCAATTAAATGCAACTCTGAAAGCCATTTTCGTCAGCCAGAGTCCCTGA
- a CDS encoding ribbon-helix-helix protein, CopG family, which yields MKSFRLPKQIESDLDYESELTGKSRSDVIREALVQYLAVQRENRSSSDLGEDLFGTGSSGATDLSVTYKEKLGQTLNEKFGPR from the coding sequence ATGAAAAGTTTCCGGTTACCAAAACAAATTGAATCTGACCTCGATTATGAGTCGGAACTGACAGGTAAATCCCGATCCGATGTGATCAGAGAAGCATTGGTTCAGTATCTTGCTGTTCAGCGGGAGAACCGCTCATCCTCCGATCTTGGGGAAGATTTATTTGGCACTGGCAGCAGTGGTGCCACAGATCTGTCGGTGACTTATAAAGAAAAACTGGGACAAACCCTGAATGAGAAATTCGGTCCTCGTTGA
- a CDS encoding endonuclease/exonuclease/phosphatase family protein, producing MTGQYPFLKVVTRLFLFGFILTICTTGFSQSIRLTTWNLRLDIASDSLNQWKYRKDEVARIIRSSGASVIGTQEGFYHQLTDLTSRLPSFGFVGKGRDDGKKGGEFCAILFDSMRVTVLQDSTFWLSQTPDKPVKGWDAAYLRVCTGALFRDQQSGKSFWVFNLHADNEGERAREEGSRLVLSAITSLTRSNPDLPVIVMGDFNATDKALSVQLLQKRFIDARLATRKKPAGPEGTFNGFRFPFSGGPRIDYLFVPESATVLDYLVDDHSVNQRYPSDHFPVTVTLILP from the coding sequence ATGACCGGCCAGTACCCGTTTCTGAAGGTGGTTACCCGCCTGTTTCTTTTTGGTTTTATCCTCACCATCTGCACGACGGGATTTTCCCAATCCATCCGGCTAACCACCTGGAATCTTCGGTTGGATATCGCTTCGGACAGTCTTAATCAATGGAAATACCGGAAGGATGAAGTTGCCAGAATCATCCGGTCCTCGGGTGCCAGTGTCATCGGAACACAGGAGGGCTTTTATCATCAGTTGACCGACCTTACCTCACGCCTTCCCTCCTTCGGCTTTGTTGGAAAAGGCCGTGATGATGGGAAAAAAGGCGGAGAATTTTGTGCCATCCTGTTCGATTCAATGCGGGTAACCGTCCTGCAGGATTCCACCTTCTGGCTCTCACAAACTCCTGATAAACCCGTCAAGGGATGGGATGCCGCTTACCTTCGGGTCTGCACCGGAGCCCTGTTCCGTGATCAGCAATCGGGAAAATCCTTCTGGGTCTTCAATCTGCACGCCGATAATGAAGGGGAACGTGCCCGCGAGGAAGGCTCCAGACTGGTTCTTTCCGCCATCACATCGCTCACCCGTTCCAATCCGGACCTGCCAGTCATCGTCATGGGTGATTTCAATGCCACCGACAAGGCACTTTCTGTTCAGCTCCTTCAGAAACGGTTTATCGATGCCAGACTGGCCACCCGTAAGAAGCCTGCCGGACCAGAAGGAACCTTTAACGGATTCCGGTTTCCCTTTTCAGGTGGCCCAAGGATTGACTATCTGTTTGTTCCTGAGTCGGCCACCGTACTCGATTACCTGGTCGATGATCATTCAGTTAACCAACGGTACCCATCCGATCACTTCCCGGTCACTGTCACTCTGATTCTTCCGTAG
- the zupT gene encoding zinc transporter ZupT, which yields MSDFPQILFPLLLTTFAGLATGIGGLIVLMSKKPNPRVLSVALGFSAGVMIYVSMIEIFPKARLSLTPDYGEKLAYVLTTLLFFGGIFLIALIDKLVPSFENPHEIHELKDMEKAVDRDKLLRMGLFSALAIGIHNFPEGLATFFSAMDDTGIGLSIALAVAIHNIPEGIAVAIPVLYATNSRRKAFGYSLLSGLSEPVGAVIGVLVLLPVFSPAMLGFSFAMVAGIMVFISLDQLLPTAEKYGEHHLAIYGLISGMAVMATSLVLLS from the coding sequence ATGTCCGACTTTCCGCAGATCCTTTTTCCTCTCCTGCTGACGACCTTTGCCGGTCTGGCAACAGGCATCGGAGGCCTGATCGTTCTGATGTCGAAAAAACCCAATCCACGTGTACTATCTGTGGCATTGGGTTTTTCTGCAGGAGTGATGATTTATGTGTCGATGATAGAAATTTTTCCGAAGGCACGTCTGAGCCTGACCCCGGACTATGGTGAGAAACTGGCGTATGTGTTGACCACCTTGCTCTTTTTCGGGGGAATCTTCCTGATTGCCCTAATCGATAAGCTGGTCCCCTCCTTTGAAAATCCTCATGAAATTCATGAATTGAAGGACATGGAAAAAGCCGTCGACCGCGACAAACTGCTTCGGATGGGTCTGTTTTCTGCACTGGCCATCGGAATACACAACTTTCCGGAAGGGCTAGCCACGTTTTTCAGTGCGATGGATGACACGGGAATCGGACTTTCAATTGCGCTTGCTGTCGCCATCCACAATATACCGGAAGGCATTGCCGTGGCGATCCCGGTTTTGTATGCAACCAACAGTCGTCGGAAAGCCTTTGGTTACTCGCTGCTTTCCGGATTGTCGGAACCGGTTGGCGCCGTGATTGGAGTTCTGGTCTTATTACCGGTTTTTTCGCCTGCCATGCTGGGATTTTCATTTGCAATGGTGGCTGGAATCATGGTTTTCATCTCTCTGGATCAGTTGTTACCGACTGCTGAGAAATACGGGGAACATCATCTTGCCATCTACGGCCTGATTTCCGGAATGGCTGTTATGGCAACCAGTCTGGTTCTGCTGAGCTGA
- a CDS encoding thiamine diphosphokinase, producing the protein MTRQPSRIVVLCNGEKPDPDRFKADLAESDLFICADGGANSAVEASQIPDVIIGDFDSVTPSTLQACQSAQLIRLDDQETTDFEKVLTYIGQWPAAQVTVWGALGLRIDHTIGNLSSLIRLAGKRSVYLKSNNALSYSIPSGFSKTFPPGKTISLIPIPSAGGVRTVGLRWPLLNETLELGLRNGTLNETTGGPVQITFTSGHLILMEIDG; encoded by the coding sequence TTGACCAGACAACCATCACGCATCGTCGTTCTCTGTAACGGAGAAAAGCCAGATCCCGACCGGTTTAAGGCCGATCTGGCCGAATCAGACCTGTTTATCTGTGCCGATGGAGGAGCCAATTCTGCGGTTGAAGCCAGTCAGATTCCTGATGTGATTATCGGCGACTTTGATTCGGTCACTCCATCCACCCTGCAGGCCTGTCAATCTGCACAGTTGATCCGTCTGGATGATCAGGAAACCACCGATTTTGAAAAGGTTCTGACCTACATCGGTCAATGGCCCGCTGCTCAGGTAACGGTCTGGGGGGCTTTGGGTCTCCGGATCGATCATACCATCGGGAATTTATCTTCCCTCATCCGGTTGGCAGGAAAACGATCGGTTTACCTGAAATCGAACAATGCCCTCAGCTATTCCATTCCTTCCGGATTCAGTAAAACGTTTCCGCCGGGAAAAACCATTTCCTTAATCCCGATTCCTTCTGCCGGCGGAGTCAGGACCGTGGGTCTGCGATGGCCACTGCTGAATGAAACCCTCGAACTCGGATTGCGGAACGGAACCCTGAATGAAACGACCGGTGGTCCGGTACAGATCACATTCACATCGGGCCATCTGATCCTCATGGAGATTGACGGGTGA
- a CDS encoding sodium:solute symporter family protein, with amino-acid sequence MTLAPADWAVVSAYVILLTILGFLTIRKQASADSFLLAGRSVTLPGFVVTLVTTWYGGILGVGEYSYLNGISAWVALGLPYYFFALIFAFWLAPRIHKSRLTSIPDQMEQAYGRLSGIISAVFTFFMVTPAPYALMSGVLISLVLPIPFWMSVLISLVLSTFFVGFGGYRSLVVTDFLQFAMMYAGFAAILFVAFFSVGGTDFLLTNLPSGHLDFVPEGSGWTLLIWFFIASMTLADPGFYQRCYSATSPVVARRGILISIGFWFIFDVMTVLTGLYARALSDQVSPPSHAYPFLGEQLLPPVLKGLFFTGMLATVWSTLNGFSFLAAQSIGRDFMGRLIPSTDREVSRTRWALLLVTGLAFWLSVWSETVVGIWFTLGSVVLPGLLIPLLCIHAGFVVNHPGKVWLVQLVSVLIAACWTWLFPSIPGWNPEWTGLAFYPGVVTAAGGMMVLRLKRT; translated from the coding sequence GTGACGCTCGCTCCGGCCGATTGGGCTGTTGTTTCGGCGTATGTGATTCTGCTGACCATACTTGGTTTTCTTACCATCAGAAAACAGGCATCAGCCGACAGTTTTCTTCTCGCCGGTCGGTCGGTAACGCTTCCTGGATTTGTGGTGACGCTGGTGACGACCTGGTATGGCGGCATTTTAGGCGTCGGCGAATATTCCTATCTGAATGGGATATCCGCCTGGGTGGCACTCGGACTTCCGTATTATTTCTTTGCCCTGATTTTTGCTTTCTGGCTGGCGCCGCGAATACATAAGTCGCGCCTTACCTCCATTCCCGATCAGATGGAACAGGCCTACGGCCGTCTTTCCGGGATCATCAGCGCGGTCTTTACTTTTTTTATGGTGACTCCGGCCCCTTATGCCCTCATGAGCGGGGTTCTGATCAGTCTGGTTCTTCCCATCCCATTCTGGATGTCGGTGCTGATCAGCCTGGTTCTTTCCACATTCTTTGTCGGATTTGGCGGGTACCGCTCTCTGGTGGTTACCGATTTTCTTCAGTTTGCCATGATGTATGCCGGGTTTGCCGCCATCCTGTTTGTAGCTTTCTTTTCGGTGGGCGGAACGGATTTTCTTCTGACCAATTTGCCTTCCGGACATCTGGACTTCGTTCCCGAAGGGAGCGGATGGACCCTTCTGATCTGGTTTTTTATTGCCTCTATGACTCTCGCAGATCCCGGTTTTTATCAGAGATGTTATTCTGCCACTTCACCGGTAGTCGCCAGGCGCGGAATCCTGATCAGCATTGGATTCTGGTTTATTTTTGATGTGATGACGGTCCTGACCGGCCTGTATGCCCGTGCTTTAAGCGACCAGGTTTCTCCACCGAGTCATGCCTATCCGTTTCTGGGCGAGCAATTGTTACCCCCGGTTTTGAAGGGGCTCTTTTTTACCGGTATGCTGGCAACGGTCTGGTCAACGCTGAATGGTTTTTCCTTCCTGGCCGCTCAATCGATCGGCAGGGATTTCATGGGACGGCTGATCCCATCAACTGACAGGGAAGTCAGCCGCACAAGGTGGGCGCTGCTGCTGGTTACCGGATTGGCTTTTTGGCTTTCAGTCTGGTCTGAAACGGTAGTTGGAATCTGGTTCACGCTCGGCTCGGTGGTCTTGCCAGGTTTGCTGATTCCTTTGCTTTGCATTCACGCAGGTTTTGTCGTGAATCACCCCGGAAAAGTGTGGTTGGTGCAGCTGGTCTCCGTGCTGATTGCTGCCTGCTGGACGTGGTTATTTCCATCCATTCCTGGTTGGAATCCGGAGTGGACCGGTCTGGCATTCTATCCGGGAGTGGTGACAGCAGCAGGTGGGATGATGGTACTCAGACTGAAAAGAACCTGA
- a CDS encoding pirin family protein has translation MSMRTVDLVVAPPPVHWVGDGFRVHNFFPSNPQIGFAGLSPFLMMDYNSLVDFSPREQPRGVGPHPHRGFETVTIAYHGKVAHHDNAGNSGVIEEGDVQWMTAGSGLLHKEYHEKEFSRKGGPFQMVQLWVNLPARSKMTPPKYQALTKSMMGKVMLPNDTGYFDIISGELQGVKGPAFTFSPVHLFNGFLQPGASVELSFPAHFNAGVLVLKGSVTINNQTSVPLNHLARLKNDGETFTIGTSESSTILILAGEPIQEPIASYGPFVMNTREEIEQAILDFNSGKFGDLD, from the coding sequence ATTTCCATGAGAACCGTTGATCTGGTCGTCGCACCCCCGCCTGTCCATTGGGTTGGTGATGGGTTCAGAGTTCATAATTTCTTCCCATCCAATCCACAGATCGGATTTGCTGGTTTAAGTCCGTTTCTTATGATGGACTACAATTCCCTGGTCGATTTCTCTCCGCGCGAACAGCCAAGAGGCGTCGGTCCGCACCCGCATCGCGGATTTGAGACCGTGACCATTGCCTATCATGGCAAAGTGGCCCACCATGATAATGCAGGAAATTCTGGCGTTATCGAAGAAGGCGATGTTCAATGGATGACCGCTGGTTCCGGATTGCTTCATAAAGAGTACCATGAAAAGGAATTTTCCAGAAAAGGCGGTCCTTTCCAGATGGTTCAATTGTGGGTAAACCTTCCCGCCAGATCAAAAATGACACCACCTAAGTACCAGGCCCTCACAAAATCCATGATGGGTAAGGTCATGCTTCCAAATGATACCGGATATTTTGATATCATTTCCGGTGAGCTTCAGGGTGTGAAAGGACCTGCTTTTACCTTTTCTCCCGTTCATCTGTTTAATGGATTCCTTCAGCCCGGGGCTTCGGTTGAATTGTCCTTTCCTGCCCATTTCAATGCGGGGGTTCTGGTTTTGAAAGGATCGGTGACCATTAACAATCAGACATCAGTCCCCCTGAACCACCTGGCCCGCTTGAAAAATGATGGCGAGACCTTTACCATCGGGACCAGCGAGTCTTCCACCATCCTGATTCTGGCCGGTGAACCCATTCAGGAACCGATTGCTTCCTACGGTCCTTTCGTAATGAACACCCGCGAGGAAATTGAACAGGCCATTCTGGATTTCAATTCCGGTAAATTCGGGGATCTTGACTGA
- the rnhA gene encoding ribonuclease HI, giving the protein MKPEVIIYTDGACSGNPGPGGWGAILRFGEHLKELTGSEARTTNNRMELTAVIRSLQALKFPCRVKLHSDSAYVINAFQQGWIDGWMARNWKKADRSPVENRDLWEELLVAMDDHDIEWIKVKGHSNDTWNNRADKLATGAIRKAG; this is encoded by the coding sequence ATGAAACCAGAAGTGATTATTTATACAGACGGGGCCTGCAGCGGAAACCCGGGACCTGGCGGGTGGGGAGCCATCTTACGGTTTGGTGAGCACCTGAAAGAATTGACCGGATCGGAAGCCAGGACCACCAATAACCGGATGGAACTGACGGCGGTTATCCGATCACTTCAGGCTTTGAAATTTCCATGCAGGGTTAAACTGCATTCGGATAGTGCCTATGTCATCAATGCGTTCCAGCAGGGATGGATTGATGGCTGGATGGCGCGTAACTGGAAGAAAGCCGATCGTTCACCTGTTGAAAACCGTGATTTATGGGAAGAACTGCTTGTTGCCATGGATGATCATGACATAGAGTGGATAAAAGTTAAAGGACACAGCAATGATACGTGGAATAACCGTGCCGATAAACTGGCAACCGGCGCGATTCGCAAGGCTGGCTAA